In Rhodopirellula islandica, a single window of DNA contains:
- a CDS encoding sulfatase family protein — MHRFLVALIACCITSSVMAQSPPNIVLIIADDMNWDDCGAYGHPAIRTPNIDGLAAEGMRFEHAYLTTNSCSPSRASIITGKYPHNTGAEQLHWPLPESSDTFVGRLQSAGYYTAAAGKWHMGDAVRDHFDRVYEASTAGFVLPSGKDGQPAKMIAAQPSGCEDWERACEERPKDQPFFLWLAALDPHREYNDGALDPPHTHDDIIVPPHLPDVPDVREDLRLYYDEIGRLDSYVGKVMRKLAEQGVADNTVVLFISDNGRPFPRDKTSLYDGGIRTPWIVRYPDQVQAGQTTQALVSAVDIGATFLDLAGVEGSETFSPSSQSFVPVLKDSTRSHREFAFAEDHWHDYEDHARAVATQQYKLIRNDYVDLPPTPSADAGRGLTWQAMLRLHEAGKLTAAQEACFNSPRAKWELYDLQRDPGELHNRFDDPAYQSVRQRLQSALVEWTNRTGDYLPSRRTPDEFDRVTGEPDHSVRVRPRPSKNQMFGTNGAY; from the coding sequence GTGCACCGATTCCTTGTTGCTCTGATCGCTTGTTGCATCACCTCGTCCGTGATGGCTCAGTCCCCTCCGAACATCGTTCTGATCATCGCAGATGACATGAACTGGGACGATTGTGGAGCCTATGGTCATCCGGCGATTCGCACTCCCAATATCGACGGCCTGGCAGCGGAAGGCATGCGTTTCGAACACGCCTACCTGACCACGAATTCATGCAGCCCATCCCGTGCGAGCATCATCACGGGCAAGTATCCCCACAACACGGGCGCGGAACAGTTGCACTGGCCGTTGCCGGAATCAAGCGACACATTCGTGGGGCGATTGCAGTCAGCGGGCTATTACACCGCCGCGGCTGGCAAGTGGCACATGGGTGACGCTGTTCGCGATCACTTTGATCGAGTCTACGAGGCCTCGACGGCCGGTTTTGTGCTCCCCAGTGGAAAGGACGGCCAACCTGCGAAGATGATCGCGGCGCAGCCCAGTGGTTGCGAAGATTGGGAGCGAGCCTGTGAGGAACGTCCCAAGGATCAACCGTTTTTCCTGTGGTTGGCAGCGTTGGACCCGCACCGCGAATACAACGACGGTGCACTGGATCCACCTCACACGCATGACGACATCATCGTTCCGCCACACCTTCCAGACGTTCCTGATGTCCGCGAAGACCTGCGTCTTTACTATGACGAGATTGGGCGTCTCGATTCCTACGTCGGCAAGGTGATGCGAAAACTGGCCGAACAGGGCGTCGCTGACAACACGGTCGTTCTCTTCATCAGCGACAACGGCCGTCCGTTTCCTCGTGACAAGACATCGCTCTACGACGGTGGAATCCGAACCCCTTGGATCGTTCGCTATCCCGACCAAGTCCAGGCGGGCCAGACGACCCAGGCTTTGGTCAGCGCGGTCGACATCGGCGCCACTTTCTTGGATTTGGCTGGCGTGGAAGGCAGCGAAACATTCTCCCCTTCGAGTCAAAGCTTTGTTCCGGTTTTGAAGGACAGCACGCGATCGCATCGCGAATTCGCTTTCGCGGAAGATCACTGGCACGACTACGAGGACCATGCTCGCGCCGTGGCGACCCAGCAATACAAGTTGATTCGCAATGACTACGTCGACCTTCCTCCAACACCATCGGCGGACGCGGGACGAGGCCTGACTTGGCAAGCCATGCTGCGTCTGCATGAAGCCGGAAAGCTCACCGCCGCACAGGAAGCTTGTTTCAATTCCCCGCGGGCGAAGTGGGAACTCTACGACTTGCAACGTGATCCGGGCGAGTTGCACAATCGGTTTGACGACCCTGCCTATCAATCCGTTCGTCAGCGATTGCAGTCAGCACTCGTGGAGTGGACCAATCGAACCGGTGACTACCTGCCCAGTCGCCGTACACCAGATGAGTTCGACCGCGTGACGGGTGAGCCAGACCATTCCGTTCGGGTTCGTCCGCGTCCATCGAAGAACCAAATGTTCGGAACGAATGGGGCCTACTGA
- a CDS encoding sulfatase family protein, with protein MKSILSVLLICVIGVVDAAFAKADERPNVLWITIEDWSADLSCYGTKGIHTPNVDRLASEGIRYERAFTTSPVCSTSRSAMMTGFHQNYIGANQHREYDKQPLPHGVRPIPHLFADAGYFTALMSSKTDCNFVPNRKDELFEGTDWKQRADGQPFFARITFGGTHRQWKRDPQRPIAIEDVELPPYYPDTPFVRRDWANGLEQMQLVDREVGEILKRLSEEGLADNTIVFFIGDHGRCHIRGKQFLYDGGIRIPMIMRWPGKVSPGEVSDDLVMSIDICATILEAAGIDAPVPLHGKNLLSDEVRNRQYVFAARDKMDETHDAMRAIRSADFKLIQNVMPERAYCQYNQYKEGAYPVLAEMNVMHMRGQLTPEQAAFFAPTKPELELYDLRTDPHEVHNVADDPTYASVRDEMLQELNKWRKHVILDQGVSDEFRALDVFPESLPSGSVDEWAHANSERYDYKKFGWPSWYPTRTLEEWESARKAWEPWVFRDVNSKMQRPGVTIRERERNQAKRK; from the coding sequence ATGAAATCCATTCTTTCGGTCCTTTTGATCTGCGTTATCGGTGTCGTTGACGCTGCTTTTGCGAAGGCGGATGAACGACCCAATGTGCTTTGGATCACCATCGAAGATTGGTCCGCGGATTTGTCTTGTTATGGAACGAAAGGGATCCACACCCCGAACGTTGACAGGCTGGCCTCCGAAGGAATCCGGTACGAGCGTGCTTTCACGACTTCGCCGGTTTGTTCGACCTCGCGGTCCGCGATGATGACGGGGTTTCATCAGAACTACATTGGTGCCAACCAACACCGTGAATATGACAAGCAACCGTTGCCGCACGGTGTTCGGCCCATCCCGCATCTGTTTGCCGATGCGGGGTACTTCACCGCGTTGATGAGCTCCAAAACGGACTGCAATTTCGTTCCCAATCGGAAGGACGAGTTGTTCGAGGGCACCGATTGGAAACAAAGAGCTGACGGACAACCCTTCTTCGCTCGGATCACGTTTGGTGGCACTCACCGCCAGTGGAAACGCGACCCGCAACGGCCGATCGCGATCGAAGATGTCGAGTTGCCGCCTTACTACCCCGACACCCCCTTTGTCAGACGGGATTGGGCCAATGGACTGGAACAAATGCAATTGGTTGACCGCGAGGTCGGCGAGATACTGAAACGACTCAGCGAGGAAGGCCTCGCAGACAACACGATTGTGTTTTTCATCGGAGACCATGGTCGGTGTCATATTCGCGGCAAGCAGTTTCTATACGACGGTGGCATTCGCATTCCCATGATCATGCGTTGGCCTGGCAAGGTTTCCCCGGGTGAAGTCAGCGATGACTTGGTGATGTCAATCGACATCTGCGCGACGATTTTGGAAGCGGCTGGGATCGATGCCCCCGTGCCTCTGCATGGAAAGAATCTGTTGAGCGACGAAGTTCGGAATCGTCAGTATGTCTTTGCCGCCCGCGACAAAATGGATGAAACGCACGACGCCATGCGAGCGATCCGTTCCGCTGATTTCAAGCTGATTCAGAACGTGATGCCTGAGCGAGCCTACTGCCAATACAACCAGTACAAGGAAGGGGCTTACCCGGTGCTAGCTGAAATGAACGTCATGCACATGCGTGGCCAACTCACACCCGAACAAGCGGCTTTCTTCGCTCCGACGAAACCAGAGTTGGAACTGTACGATCTGCGAACGGATCCGCACGAGGTCCACAACGTCGCGGATGATCCCACGTACGCCAGTGTTCGCGATGAAATGCTTCAGGAACTCAACAAGTGGCGAAAACACGTGATTCTCGACCAGGGAGTCAGTGATGAATTTCGTGCCTTGGATGTCTTCCCTGAATCGCTTCCTTCGGGCTCGGTGGACGAATGGGCTCACGCCAATTCGGAGCGATACGATTATAAAAAATTCGGATGGCCAAGTTGGTATCCAACTCGAACGTTGGAGGAGTGGGAATCGGCTCGCAAGGCCTGGGAACCTTGGGTTTTTCGTGATGTGAATTCGAAGATGCAACGACCGGGCGTGACCATCCGTGAACGAGAGCGAAATCAGGCGAAACGGAAGTGA
- a CDS encoding Gfo/Idh/MocA family protein, protein MSIPTASKSRRDLLKTAGVVSMATLTPWALPVRQSLAKSPNERKRFALIGVGGNGTRTSPVGKEFADLVALCDVDEDHLKHGNELLCDGKAELFRDYREVLSRDDIDLVQISTPDHWHAKILIEAMLAGKDAYCEKPLTLTIDEGKLVRKVQQQTGRVVQVGTQQRSSFDKFNRALAIIAEGRLGKLKRLVVGIDAGGWSPEIPVADVPKGLDWDRWLGPGPEMEYRYAKDAKRADKNYTNGHTHFRWWYEHSGGKLTDWGAHHVDIAMLGIAAAGQNNDPVSVDGTAKHDVDFRNGVPLQNNRYNTARAFDLRVAFADGDVEMNIRHDVDNGILFEGERGRIFVNRGKLVGKPVEDLESNPLAEDAISKIYRGMPMEGNDRPAHWANFMHAIDNRVLPISDVHSHMKMLNVCHLAGICCRLGRKVEWDQATESVVGDEQAAAMMKRPYRSGYEIDM, encoded by the coding sequence ATGAGCATTCCCACCGCCTCCAAGTCTCGTCGAGATCTTTTGAAGACCGCCGGAGTTGTCTCCATGGCAACGCTGACTCCGTGGGCCTTGCCGGTTCGGCAATCGCTTGCCAAGTCACCGAACGAACGCAAACGGTTTGCGTTGATCGGCGTCGGCGGAAACGGGACACGGACTTCGCCCGTTGGAAAAGAATTCGCGGACTTGGTCGCGCTGTGTGATGTCGACGAAGATCATCTGAAGCATGGCAACGAATTGCTATGTGATGGCAAAGCCGAATTGTTTCGTGACTACCGCGAAGTGCTTTCTCGCGATGACATCGACTTGGTTCAAATCTCAACGCCCGATCACTGGCACGCGAAAATTCTGATTGAGGCGATGTTGGCGGGCAAAGATGCGTACTGTGAAAAACCGCTGACGTTGACGATCGACGAAGGCAAGTTAGTCCGGAAGGTTCAACAGCAAACCGGACGTGTCGTTCAAGTCGGAACGCAGCAGCGCAGCAGTTTCGACAAGTTCAATCGTGCTCTGGCAATCATCGCGGAAGGTCGACTCGGCAAACTCAAACGCTTGGTTGTTGGAATCGATGCGGGGGGATGGAGCCCCGAGATTCCCGTGGCCGATGTGCCCAAAGGATTGGACTGGGACCGATGGCTGGGGCCCGGTCCTGAAATGGAATATCGCTATGCGAAGGACGCCAAACGAGCGGACAAGAACTACACCAATGGGCACACGCATTTCCGTTGGTGGTACGAACATTCCGGAGGCAAATTGACCGACTGGGGAGCACACCACGTTGACATCGCGATGCTGGGGATCGCCGCGGCGGGGCAGAACAACGACCCCGTTTCGGTCGACGGGACCGCGAAGCATGACGTGGATTTTCGCAACGGAGTGCCGCTGCAAAACAATCGCTACAACACCGCACGAGCGTTTGATCTTCGCGTCGCTTTCGCGGATGGCGATGTCGAGATGAACATTCGCCACGACGTCGACAACGGGATTTTGTTTGAAGGCGAACGAGGCCGGATCTTTGTCAATCGTGGCAAGCTAGTTGGCAAACCCGTTGAAGACTTGGAATCGAACCCGCTCGCCGAAGATGCGATTTCGAAGATTTATCGCGGGATGCCCATGGAAGGCAATGACCGCCCTGCACACTGGGCGAACTTCATGCATGCGATTGACAATCGAGTGCTGCCGATTTCCGACGTGCATTCACACATGAAGATGCTCAACGTGTGTCACTTGGCCGGCATCTGTTGTCGGTTGGGACGCAAAGTCGAGTGGGATCAAGCGACAGAGAGTGTCGTTGGCGATGAACAGGCCGCTGCGATGATGAAGCGACCCTATCGGTCTGGTTATGAAATCGACATGTGA
- a CDS encoding 3-keto-disaccharide hydrolase, with protein sequence MAADTTAKAKPKIHPYPDAVVWTTTAKAQAEFDGFEFVGEFVRDDQAMQVTPSEGRFYVSVFQGGFPGAGWNGKPVMHEWSDREGIESRVAGWQKIDRSASVVGKKPPADAIVLFDGTNTNAWQNGKIEDGVLKAGARTKATFQDFRLYLEFQIPLKPEPPISHPHRGNSGVFAVGAYEVQISDNFGLDPSPLAWQDMGMLKPVNTWCGSIYGIREADGNVCLPPLAWQSMEIDFTAARFEDGKKIQSAVISVTQNGVLIHDRVELPEGTGGGPAGPRPEVSEGPIYLQNHGNPNRFRNIWIVPGSSTAHQ encoded by the coding sequence ATGGCCGCGGACACGACCGCAAAAGCGAAGCCGAAGATTCATCCATATCCCGACGCAGTGGTCTGGACGACCACTGCGAAAGCGCAAGCCGAATTCGATGGATTTGAGTTTGTCGGCGAATTCGTTCGAGATGATCAAGCGATGCAGGTCACGCCGTCTGAGGGCCGGTTCTACGTTTCAGTGTTCCAAGGTGGATTTCCCGGAGCCGGTTGGAATGGCAAGCCTGTCATGCATGAGTGGTCGGATCGCGAAGGAATCGAGTCGCGTGTTGCGGGCTGGCAGAAGATTGATCGCAGTGCATCGGTTGTCGGAAAGAAGCCGCCGGCTGACGCGATCGTGTTGTTTGATGGCACGAACACAAACGCTTGGCAGAACGGCAAGATCGAGGATGGTGTGCTCAAAGCGGGAGCAAGAACCAAAGCAACGTTTCAGGATTTCCGACTGTACCTTGAATTTCAAATCCCGCTGAAACCCGAACCACCGATCAGTCACCCGCATCGCGGCAACAGTGGCGTTTTCGCGGTCGGGGCCTATGAAGTGCAGATCTCTGACAACTTTGGATTGGACCCCAGTCCCCTGGCATGGCAGGACATGGGCATGTTGAAACCTGTCAACACGTGGTGCGGCAGCATCTACGGTATTCGCGAAGCCGATGGGAATGTTTGCTTGCCACCGCTGGCTTGGCAGAGCATGGAAATCGACTTCACCGCGGCTCGATTCGAGGACGGAAAGAAGATCCAGTCCGCAGTGATCTCGGTGACCCAGAATGGTGTCCTGATTCACGACCGGGTGGAACTGCCCGAGGGAACGGGCGGCGGGCCAGCTGGTCCAAGACCCGAAGTGAGCGAAGGCCCGATCTACCTTCAGAACCATGGCAATCCCAACCGGTTTCGCAACATCTGGATCGTTCCAGGCTCGTCCACGGCACATCAGTGA
- a CDS encoding family 16 glycoside hydrolase: MFRPILCVAFVTTSLLTHSTLVADEASSGLPETKVLFEDDFEGRSTLGEGYRTGRGMEAGWSIRDGVLFGKQIRDDHGSTMRKQMEFGDLYVSFDFRFNGGSRFNFVIDDNNDKSVHAGHVARASLSPKRISISDDKLGSMNLEVRQKRQQKSLPAEEQKELDALLARTQASAEISAKRGEWHQLELIIRGTVMTVHFDGNEVVSLDSPGFAHPTKTQFGMTVNGTSIDFDNLKVFATE, translated from the coding sequence ATGTTTCGACCCATCCTTTGCGTCGCGTTTGTGACGACTTCCTTGTTGACACATTCAACGCTCGTCGCCGACGAAGCATCCTCTGGATTGCCCGAAACCAAAGTTTTGTTTGAGGATGACTTCGAAGGTCGTTCGACGCTGGGCGAAGGCTATCGGACCGGGCGAGGAATGGAGGCCGGATGGAGCATCCGCGATGGTGTCTTGTTCGGCAAACAAATTCGGGACGACCATGGCTCCACCATGCGAAAGCAGATGGAGTTTGGCGATCTTTATGTGTCGTTTGACTTCCGGTTCAATGGCGGAAGCCGCTTCAACTTTGTGATCGACGACAACAATGACAAATCCGTGCACGCGGGTCACGTCGCGCGTGCATCGCTGTCACCCAAGCGGATTTCGATCAGCGATGACAAGCTGGGATCCATGAACTTAGAGGTTCGTCAAAAGCGCCAGCAGAAGTCACTGCCAGCGGAAGAACAAAAAGAATTGGACGCTCTGTTAGCTCGTACGCAAGCGTCAGCGGAGATCAGTGCCAAGCGAGGGGAATGGCACCAACTGGAATTGATCATTCGTGGGACTGTGATGACGGTTCATTTTGATGGCAACGAAGTGGTCTCTTTGGACTCGCCGGGATTCGCTCATCCAACGAAGACACAGTTTGGGATGACGGTGAACGGAACCAGCATCGATTTTGACAACCTGAAAGTCTTCGCGACGGAGTGA
- a CDS encoding sulfatase family protein, with translation MRIHHSINLTPLLLFLAAMCATSLPAAESRPNFLFVLTDDQSYGMMGCDGNELTRTPNIDQLAREGVFFDRAYVTSAICTPSRISIFLSQYERKHGVNFNSGTSVAPEAWAKSYPVIMRENGYYTGYVGKNHAPIGKGGYNSGLMEESFDYFYAGHGHIRFYPKDVHEIFEGAAYDTQVEIVNEGAQDFMSYEHRLDGAVRFLDERPADKPFCLSICLNLPHSAGTGTMQQRESDDEIYKSLYRDIEIPLPEHYVAKDEIETPRLPADVLRASERQASYNFVDTPEALKERTIRQMQSLTGIDRLIGNLRTKLETEGVDDNTIIIFCSDHGLFMGQHGLGGKALCYEQTTHVPLIVFDPELPTVLRGARCNELVQTIDIAATMLDLAEIEKPETFQGLSLRPLLSGDGGAIRDYVFTENLWVTHFGNPRIEAVQDKRWKYIRYYRNDCVPASVKIQVAKDLGIKSSTMLYGIHDNEIALYRNHAEASLRGEEPIHEELFDLENDPDELNSLIDDPAAKTQLEELRGVWKQQLTDARGEGFPAVLRYTVDSEENYKSK, from the coding sequence ATGCGAATCCACCACTCAATCAATCTCACACCGTTGTTGCTGTTTCTCGCGGCGATGTGTGCTACCAGCCTGCCAGCTGCCGAATCTCGGCCGAACTTTCTGTTCGTTCTCACGGATGATCAGTCCTACGGGATGATGGGCTGCGACGGAAACGAGTTGACTCGGACGCCGAACATCGACCAGTTGGCTCGCGAAGGCGTGTTCTTTGATCGAGCCTATGTGACCAGCGCGATTTGCACTCCGAGTCGGATTTCGATTTTTCTCAGTCAGTACGAACGCAAGCACGGCGTGAATTTCAATTCAGGAACCAGTGTCGCGCCGGAGGCTTGGGCGAAGTCCTATCCTGTGATCATGCGAGAGAACGGGTACTACACCGGCTATGTCGGAAAGAACCACGCGCCGATTGGGAAAGGCGGTTACAACAGCGGTTTGATGGAAGAGTCGTTTGACTACTTCTACGCTGGACACGGGCACATCCGTTTTTATCCCAAGGATGTCCATGAAATCTTCGAAGGAGCGGCGTACGACACCCAGGTGGAGATCGTGAACGAAGGTGCCCAGGATTTCATGTCCTACGAGCATCGCTTGGACGGCGCGGTGCGATTCCTGGACGAACGTCCGGCGGACAAGCCGTTTTGCTTGAGCATCTGTTTGAACCTGCCGCACAGTGCGGGAACGGGCACCATGCAACAGCGAGAAAGCGATGATGAGATCTACAAGTCGCTCTACCGTGACATCGAGATTCCTTTGCCGGAGCACTACGTTGCGAAGGACGAGATTGAGACGCCGCGTTTGCCAGCGGATGTGTTGCGAGCGAGCGAACGGCAGGCCAGCTACAACTTTGTCGACACGCCTGAGGCGTTGAAAGAACGCACGATTCGGCAAATGCAATCCCTGACCGGAATCGATCGTTTGATCGGGAACTTACGGACGAAGCTCGAGACCGAAGGCGTGGACGACAACACGATCATCATCTTCTGTTCCGACCACGGATTGTTCATGGGGCAACACGGTCTTGGTGGGAAAGCGTTGTGCTACGAGCAAACGACTCATGTGCCGCTGATCGTTTTCGATCCGGAACTGCCGACGGTGCTGAGAGGAGCTCGTTGCAACGAGTTGGTTCAGACGATCGACATCGCCGCGACGATGCTGGATTTGGCTGAGATTGAAAAACCCGAAACATTTCAAGGTCTATCGTTGCGGCCACTGTTGAGTGGCGACGGCGGCGCGATTCGGGATTATGTTTTCACCGAAAACTTGTGGGTGACCCATTTCGGCAACCCACGCATTGAGGCGGTGCAGGACAAGCGGTGGAAATACATCCGGTACTACCGCAACGATTGTGTTCCCGCCTCGGTCAAGATTCAGGTGGCCAAAGATCTGGGTATCAAGTCGTCCACCATGCTGTATGGCATTCACGACAATGAAATCGCGCTGTATCGGAATCATGCAGAAGCTTCCTTGCGTGGCGAAGAACCGATTCACGAAGAGTTGTTTGATTTGGAAAACGATCCCGACGAATTGAATAGTCTGATCGACGATCCTGCCGCGAAGACGCAGTTGGAAGAGCTTCGCGGCGTTTGGAAACAACAACTCACGGACGCTCGCGGCGAAGGGTTTCCTGCTGTGCTTCGCTACACCGTCGATAGTGAAGAAAACTACAAGTCGAAGTGA
- a CDS encoding sulfatase, which yields MLKRSRLLFLLLAVLLGLSASGVYAQERPNIVLIVADDLGFSDVGFNGCKEIPTPRLDELAASGVVFTNGYASHPYCSPSRAGLLTGRHQQRFGHESNPEPETQWHGEDTPGMPLTERTLADALKEAGYVTGAIGKWHLGDAKPFWPNRRGFDEWFGFSGGGFSYWGDLGKKDPSLGVHRGDEPVDPKTLTHLTDDFSTEAVKFIQRHETEPFFLYLAYNAPHAPDHATRAHLQKTAHIEYGGRAVYGAMVAGMDEGIGRVVDQIRESGLDEDTLVIFYSDNGGRREHAVNFPYRGHKGMLFEGGIRVPFLVSWPGTVRRGVKEHSPITALDLFPTALAAAGMDPTRNEKLDGQNLLPALTDADKRLPERSLFWRYSMGNDSYGYAVRDGNWKLVDSRYKERKLLFNLANDPWERNDLADQHPEQVARLSGMIQAWDADNVAPKWSDAHGANVRKEEDARSEAVEKASRGERSR from the coding sequence ATGTTGAAACGAAGTCGTCTTTTATTTTTGCTTTTGGCGGTCCTGCTCGGCCTTTCTGCGTCAGGTGTCTATGCACAAGAGCGTCCGAACATTGTTCTGATCGTGGCGGATGACCTGGGCTTCAGCGACGTTGGTTTCAATGGATGCAAAGAGATCCCCACGCCGCGTTTAGACGAACTGGCGGCATCTGGAGTGGTCTTCACCAACGGTTATGCGTCGCACCCGTACTGCAGTCCCAGCCGCGCTGGGTTGTTGACGGGCCGCCATCAGCAACGTTTTGGACACGAGTCCAATCCAGAACCGGAGACGCAGTGGCACGGGGAAGACACCCCGGGGATGCCACTGACGGAAAGAACTTTGGCGGATGCTCTGAAGGAGGCAGGTTACGTCACCGGTGCAATTGGCAAGTGGCACCTTGGTGATGCAAAGCCGTTCTGGCCCAATCGTCGTGGGTTTGATGAATGGTTTGGCTTCAGTGGAGGCGGATTCAGTTATTGGGGCGACTTGGGCAAAAAGGATCCTTCTCTGGGTGTGCACCGCGGGGACGAACCGGTGGACCCCAAAACGTTGACCCATTTGACCGACGACTTTTCAACCGAAGCGGTCAAGTTCATCCAGCGTCACGAGACCGAACCGTTCTTTTTGTATCTGGCTTACAACGCACCACATGCACCTGACCACGCGACGCGAGCGCACCTGCAGAAGACGGCACACATCGAATACGGAGGTCGGGCTGTTTACGGGGCGATGGTCGCGGGGATGGACGAAGGCATCGGTCGAGTCGTCGACCAAATTCGCGAATCGGGGTTGGACGAAGACACGTTGGTCATCTTCTACAGCGACAACGGTGGTCGTCGCGAGCATGCGGTGAATTTTCCATACCGAGGTCACAAGGGCATGCTGTTTGAAGGCGGCATACGCGTGCCGTTCTTGGTCTCCTGGCCGGGAACGGTTCGACGCGGTGTGAAAGAACACTCACCGATCACTGCGCTCGATTTGTTTCCCACCGCACTTGCAGCCGCGGGAATGGACCCGACTCGAAATGAAAAACTCGATGGCCAAAACCTGTTGCCTGCGTTGACCGATGCAGACAAACGTTTGCCGGAACGCTCTTTGTTCTGGCGATATTCGATGGGCAACGATTCGTATGGTTATGCGGTTCGCGATGGGAATTGGAAGCTGGTCGACAGTCGCTACAAAGAACGGAAATTGCTGTTCAATCTCGCGAATGATCCTTGGGAGCGGAACGATTTGGCGGATCAGCATCCCGAGCAGGTGGCTCGTTTGTCGGGAATGATCCAGGCCTGGGATGCCGACAACGTGGCGCCAAAGTGGAGCGACGCTCATGGTGCGAACGTCCGGAAAGAAGAAGACGCACGAAGCGAGGCCGTTGAGAAAGCCTCGCGGGGCGAGCGTTCTCGATAG
- a CDS encoding DUF1501 domain-containing protein codes for MSAEPSPHYLASRRHWLKSCSSGFGMLALSSLQHRLHAAQANLSIQPKATKVILCYMSGGVSHVDSFDPKPELKKRHGQAMPGKVEKTQFNNNGSIFGSPFAFNRYGESGLEVSDLFPEIGKCADHLAVVRSATTTVNEHSQGNYVAHTGFPFLGHPSAGAWISYGLGSANENLPGFVVLQSDGGLPPLGGAGVFSSGYLPAQHQASILQSDRQEPIPHIQPAQAADMQRRQLDFVAQIDQSFAAQSRNQQVDAAIKNYETAFRMQTSVPEVCDLSDETAATHKLYGIDDPDPMTAAYGKQALLARKLVEKGVRFVELSCLSPATVAPASSHPWDQHGNLETGHRAMAHEVDRPIAGLLQDLDARGLLDETLVVFTGEFGRTPFSQGSAGRDHNPFGFSMWLAGGGVKGGTVYGATDELGYHAVENPCTFYDLWATVLHQLGIDHEQLTFRSGGRDFRLTDVHGNVLHDILV; via the coding sequence ATGTCCGCTGAGCCTTCCCCGCACTATCTCGCCTCTCGTCGTCACTGGTTGAAATCCTGCAGCAGTGGGTTTGGCATGCTGGCGCTGTCGAGTTTGCAACACCGCCTTCATGCGGCTCAGGCAAACCTTTCGATCCAACCGAAAGCGACCAAGGTCATCCTGTGCTACATGTCGGGTGGAGTCTCGCATGTGGATTCCTTTGACCCCAAACCGGAGCTGAAAAAACGGCATGGCCAAGCGATGCCCGGCAAAGTCGAAAAGACTCAGTTCAACAACAATGGTTCCATCTTTGGCAGCCCCTTCGCGTTCAATCGGTACGGCGAGAGCGGACTGGAAGTCAGCGACCTGTTCCCCGAAATCGGAAAGTGTGCCGATCACTTGGCGGTGGTTCGTTCCGCGACAACCACAGTGAACGAACATTCACAAGGAAACTATGTTGCTCACACCGGATTCCCGTTTCTAGGTCACCCCAGCGCAGGTGCTTGGATCAGTTACGGTCTTGGATCCGCCAACGAAAACCTGCCCGGTTTCGTAGTCTTGCAAAGCGACGGAGGCCTTCCGCCTCTGGGCGGGGCCGGCGTGTTCAGCAGCGGTTACTTGCCCGCCCAACACCAAGCATCCATCCTGCAATCCGACCGCCAAGAGCCGATCCCTCACATCCAACCGGCTCAGGCAGCCGACATGCAGCGGCGACAGCTTGACTTCGTCGCCCAAATCGATCAATCCTTCGCAGCTCAATCACGCAACCAACAGGTCGACGCCGCGATCAAGAACTATGAGACCGCGTTTCGCATGCAGACTTCTGTTCCTGAGGTCTGCGACCTCTCCGATGAAACTGCCGCGACGCACAAGCTGTATGGCATCGATGATCCTGACCCGATGACCGCAGCCTATGGGAAACAAGCCCTGCTGGCTCGCAAGTTGGTTGAAAAAGGCGTCCGCTTTGTCGAACTGTCGTGCCTTTCACCAGCGACGGTTGCGCCCGCCTCCTCGCATCCTTGGGATCAACACGGCAACCTCGAAACAGGACATCGCGCCATGGCACATGAAGTCGATCGTCCGATCGCCGGATTGCTCCAAGACCTAGACGCTCGCGGATTACTCGATGAAACCTTGGTCGTGTTCACCGGGGAATTCGGCAGAACGCCCTTCTCGCAAGGATCCGCTGGCCGTGACCACAATCCATTCGGCTTCAGCATGTGGTTGGCAGGAGGCGGCGTGAAAGGCGGAACCGTCTACGGCGCAACGGACGAACTGGGATACCATGCCGTCGAAAACCCGTGCACGTTTTATGACCTCTGGGCAACTGTTCTGCATCAGCTTGGCATCGACCACGAACAGTTGACCTTCCGAAGCGGTGGTCGCGATTTTCGACTCACCGATGTTCACGGGAACGTGCTTCACGACATCCTTGTTTGA